One window of Caldisericum exile AZM16c01 genomic DNA carries:
- the cspE gene encoding transcription antiterminator/RNA stability regulator CspE gives MEKQTGRVKWFNSQKGFGFIVPDNGGKDLFVHFSAIQTSGYKTLKEGQKVEFEIEQTDKGDKAVNVKVIG, from the coding sequence GTGGAAAAACAAACAGGAAGAGTTAAGTGGTTTAACTCACAGAAGGGTTTTGGGTTTATTGTCCCAGACAATGGTGGTAAGGATCTTTTTGTGCATTTCTCAGCAATTCAAACGAGTGGTTACAAGACGTTAAAGGAAGGTCAAAAGGTAGAATTTGAGATTGAACAAACAGATAAAGGTGACAAAGCAGTAAACGTTAAAGTTATTGGCTAA
- a CDS encoding replication-associated recombination protein A — MELEPLAIRVRPKTLDEFVGQEHLVGEGAPLFNMYKSGKLSSFIIWGPPGSGKTTIAQILTQGRKTITISATTEHIKDVKKLMQELTKENLFSKETPIVIVDEIQHFNRKEQDAFLTFIEQGKIILIALTTENPSFYVNNALLSRLSVFVFNKLTLEEIKKIILNAIKKDEILKELKFEDGVVDFIAEISDGDARIALNNLENISKNAKDGVVTLDIAKKFSNVTLSYGKEAHYDLISAFIKSMRGSDPDAALYYMYRMIEAGEDPLYIARRMIRFASEDIGLKDPMALVVAVSAFQGFNVVGPPEGYLILAEACVYLSKAPKDNSLYLAEGEVKETIKKTGSLEVPLKLRNPVTKLMENLGYGKDYKYPHDYPGSIVKGENYLPKELKGKKFLKGS; from the coding sequence ATGGAATTAGAGCCACTTGCAATAAGAGTAAGACCCAAAACACTTGATGAGTTTGTTGGGCAGGAGCACCTTGTAGGAGAGGGTGCTCCTCTTTTTAATATGTATAAAAGTGGAAAACTCTCTTCTTTTATAATCTGGGGGCCTCCAGGCTCTGGGAAGACAACTATTGCACAGATTTTAACGCAAGGAAGAAAAACCATAACGATTTCAGCAACAACAGAGCATATAAAAGACGTAAAAAAACTCATGCAGGAATTAACAAAAGAAAATCTATTCTCAAAGGAAACGCCGATTGTGATTGTTGATGAGATTCAGCATTTTAATCGTAAGGAACAAGATGCATTTCTTACATTTATTGAACAGGGAAAAATTATACTTATTGCACTCACAACTGAAAATCCATCTTTCTATGTAAACAATGCTCTTCTTTCAAGGCTTTCCGTATTTGTGTTTAACAAACTCACTCTTGAAGAAATTAAAAAGATCATTCTTAATGCAATTAAAAAAGACGAAATTCTAAAAGAGTTGAAGTTTGAAGATGGTGTTGTTGACTTTATTGCAGAAATTTCCGATGGAGATGCACGCATTGCGCTAAACAACCTTGAAAATATTTCAAAGAATGCAAAAGATGGTGTTGTCACCCTTGACATTGCAAAAAAGTTTTCTAATGTAACGCTTTCTTATGGCAAGGAGGCACATTACGACCTTATATCTGCATTTATTAAAAGTATGCGAGGAAGCGATCCAGATGCTGCACTCTATTACATGTATCGTATGATTGAAGCAGGAGAAGACCCCCTCTATATTGCAAGGAGGATGATTCGATTTGCTTCTGAAGATATTGGCTTAAAAGACCCAATGGCACTTGTTGTTGCAGTCTCTGCGTTTCAGGGATTTAATGTAGTTGGACCACCTGAGGGCTATTTGATTTTGGCGGAAGCATGCGTATATCTCTCGAAAGCACCAAAGGATAATAGCCTCTACCTTGCAGAAGGTGAAGTAAAAGAAACAATCAAAAAAACTGGATCTCTTGAGGTTCCATTGAAACTCCGGAATCCTGTAACAAAACTCATGGAAAACCTTGGATATGGCAAAGACTATAAATATCCACACGATTACCCAGGGAGTATCGTTAAAGGTGAAAACTATTTACCCAAGGAACTCAAGGGAAAGAAATTTTTGAAGGGTAGTTAG
- a CDS encoding nicotinate phosphoribosyltransferase yields MFIANEKEIKDGLTTDVYFTRTEEILKKRGINNNVVADFTVQGLKYPWGVFVGLPEVIEVLEGKNVNLYALPEGSVFTARDVRGYPVPVMVIEGPYLEFARFETPILGFICEASGIATKAARLRKIAKNKSLLSFGIRRMHPAIAPMIDRSAYIGGCDAVSSLIGAKTIGKPPTGTIPHALIINMGGIVEAVKAFDEIIDPSVPRLALVDTFQDEKFESLLAAQAIGKHLYGVRLDTPGSRRGNIVDIAREVRWELDLRGFNHVKILVSGGLDEETVQKLTESHVVDGFGVGTSISNADTIDFAMDIVEVNGTPIAKRGKYSGRKKVYKRFENGKVIYEVKKEGEIGNGEEALVPVILNGKVVYDNKTPEEIRNFVLEQLAQIEEL; encoded by the coding sequence GTGTTTATTGCAAATGAGAAAGAAATAAAAGATGGTTTGACAACCGATGTTTATTTTACTCGCACAGAAGAAATTTTAAAAAAAAGGGGCATTAATAACAATGTTGTTGCTGATTTTACTGTTCAGGGGCTTAAGTATCCTTGGGGTGTGTTTGTAGGACTTCCCGAGGTAATAGAGGTTCTTGAAGGGAAAAATGTTAATTTGTATGCACTTCCTGAGGGAAGTGTTTTCACTGCAAGAGATGTAAGAGGTTATCCTGTTCCTGTAATGGTAATTGAGGGGCCTTACCTTGAGTTTGCCCGTTTTGAGACGCCAATCCTTGGGTTTATTTGTGAAGCATCAGGCATTGCAACGAAGGCCGCAAGGCTTCGAAAGATTGCAAAAAACAAATCTCTTCTTTCTTTTGGTATAAGGAGAATGCATCCTGCAATTGCACCAATGATTGACAGATCTGCATATATAGGCGGTTGTGATGCTGTTTCAAGTTTAATTGGCGCAAAGACAATTGGAAAACCTCCGACAGGAACAATACCGCATGCACTAATTATAAATATGGGTGGCATTGTTGAGGCTGTAAAGGCATTTGATGAGATAATTGACCCTTCAGTTCCAAGACTTGCACTCGTTGATACATTCCAAGATGAAAAATTTGAATCTCTACTTGCGGCACAGGCAATAGGAAAACACCTCTATGGTGTGAGGCTTGATACACCAGGATCAAGGCGTGGAAATATTGTTGATATTGCAAGGGAGGTCCGCTGGGAACTTGACCTTCGTGGATTTAACCATGTAAAGATTCTTGTCTCTGGTGGACTTGACGAGGAAACAGTTCAAAAACTAACCGAATCCCATGTGGTTGATGGTTTCGGTGTTGGAACGTCTATCTCGAATGCCGACACAATAGATTTTGCAATGGATATTGTTGAGGTGAATGGCACACCAATTGCAAAGAGAGGTAAATACTCTGGAAGGAAAAAGGTTTATAAGAGATTTGAGAATGGTAAAGTCATTTACGAGGTGAAAAAAGAAGGTGAAATAGGAAACGGAGAAGAAGCGCTTGTTCCTGTAATCCTTAACGGTAAAGTTGTCTACGATAATAAAACACCCGAGGAAATTAGGAATTTTGTATTAGAGCAACTTGCTCAAATTGAAGAGTTGTAG
- a CDS encoding S-layer homology domain-containing protein, with amino-acid sequence MKKILVVFLVMFMLFTSMFEGKSANLPLVGKVVTDRNEYALNETVRFLYTITNTSDSPITLKFNTSQIYDFVVMKGNTIIFKWGIDRMFAQVITEVTVPAHGTRAFSVSWDMVDTKGNKVGVGTYTVKFYLVNNYGVEATTNFTIGTPSFTPVFPDVNDYYVSKYLKILVDKGIVKGYPDNTFRSDSNLTRAEATVLILRTLEITPKNYPTSSFSDVSITYWAHNYIEEGVKRGIVKGISSDQFAPTRVISRGEFVTLLMRALSLTKPDAVSPFSDVSYTYFGYKEIGTAFDLNIIQGTVSNMQLMFYPNDPIKRKDAVLILARAVDVKK; translated from the coding sequence ATGAAAAAGATATTGGTAGTTTTTTTGGTGATGTTTATGCTTTTCACGAGTATGTTTGAAGGAAAGAGTGCTAATCTTCCTCTTGTAGGGAAAGTTGTAACTGATAGAAATGAATACGCTCTTAATGAAACGGTAAGATTTCTTTACACTATTACAAACACATCTGATTCTCCTATTACTTTGAAGTTCAACACTTCTCAAATTTATGATTTTGTTGTTATGAAGGGAAATACAATCATCTTTAAGTGGGGCATTGATAGAATGTTTGCTCAGGTAATTACCGAGGTTACAGTGCCAGCACACGGAACAAGGGCATTCTCAGTTTCTTGGGATATGGTTGACACAAAAGGGAATAAAGTTGGTGTGGGGACTTATACTGTAAAATTTTACCTTGTGAATAATTACGGGGTTGAAGCAACAACGAATTTTACAATCGGAACTCCAAGTTTTACGCCAGTATTCCCTGATGTAAATGATTACTATGTTTCTAAATATCTAAAGATTCTTGTTGATAAGGGTATTGTAAAGGGATATCCTGATAACACATTCAGAAGTGACAGCAACCTTACAAGAGCAGAAGCAACAGTTCTTATTTTAAGGACACTTGAAATTACACCTAAGAACTATCCAACTTCGTCATTTTCAGATGTAAGTATTACATATTGGGCTCATAATTACATAGAGGAGGGCGTAAAAAGAGGAATTGTTAAAGGAATTTCCTCTGACCAATTTGCTCCAACACGAGTTATTTCAAGAGGAGAATTTGTTACACTTCTTATGAGAGCACTTTCTTTAACAAAACCTGATGCAGTATCGCCATTTTCCGATGTTTCCTATACATATTTTGGCTATAAAGAAATTGGAACTGCCTTTGATTTGAATATAATACAAGGGACAGTCTCCAATATGCAACTTATGTTTTATCCGAATGATCCAATAAAAAGAAAGGATGCAGTGCTTATTCTTGCAAGGGCAGTGGATGTGAAAAAATAG
- a CDS encoding metal-dependent hydrolase: MSKILYLGHATVVIINDFGNIVIDPFFTGNPLNPMKVEECKAKYILITHGHSDHLGNAAQIAKNNDATVVAVYEIAHYLESFGVKNLVQMNIGGTVSFDKFSVKMVPAVHSSSIAVNGSLIYGGVPAGFVIKLEDLTIYHAGDTALFSDMSIIGSQFSIDVAFLPVGGYFTMDINDALMAVKMIHPKYVVPMHYNTWDIISVDIEKFKEMVDKETRSTCLILKPGEAF; encoded by the coding sequence ATGAGCAAAATTCTTTATTTGGGGCATGCAACAGTTGTGATCATCAATGATTTTGGAAACATTGTTATTGACCCGTTTTTTACAGGTAATCCCCTGAATCCAATGAAAGTTGAAGAATGCAAGGCAAAATACATTCTTATTACGCATGGACACTCAGATCATCTTGGTAATGCTGCGCAAATTGCAAAAAATAACGACGCAACTGTTGTTGCAGTTTACGAAATTGCACATTATCTTGAAAGTTTTGGTGTAAAAAATCTTGTTCAAATGAATATTGGTGGAACAGTCTCTTTTGATAAATTTTCTGTAAAGATGGTACCGGCAGTTCACAGTTCTTCGATTGCTGTTAACGGATCCCTTATATATGGTGGAGTGCCTGCAGGGTTTGTCATAAAACTTGAAGATCTAACGATTTATCATGCAGGTGATACGGCACTATTCTCAGATATGAGTATTATAGGTTCGCAATTTTCAATTGATGTTGCGTTCTTACCCGTTGGTGGTTATTTTACGATGGATATAAACGATGCACTTATGGCAGTGAAGATGATACACCCGAAATATGTTGTTCCGATGCACTATAATACATGGGATATAATTTCTGTTGACATTGAAAAATTCAAAGAAATGGTAGATAAGGAAACGCGTTCAACTTGCCTTATTTTAAAACCGGGAGAGGCATTTTAA
- a CDS encoding SIR2 family NAD-dependent protein deacylase, translating to MIETVIQVLKNAKSISVLTGAGISVNAGIPDFRGETGIYTRGLYSENVFDIDYFFENPKPFYDFVRVMYPVFEKAKPTLAHKFLADLDHNHSVCIVTQNIDLLHEKAGSKNVIHLHGSVERSHCLKCGKEYSFERLKELVIKSAVPYCESCGGLIKPDIVFFSEPVIDFDKAIECVSASDIFFALGTSLEVYPANSLVQFARGNKILINKKETEMDYLFDIVVHEDLDNFFKELQSKGGIV from the coding sequence ATGATTGAAACTGTTATACAGGTTTTAAAAAATGCAAAAAGTATTTCAGTTTTGACAGGCGCAGGTATATCAGTTAATGCAGGCATTCCTGACTTTAGAGGAGAGACAGGTATTTATACAAGAGGACTTTACAGCGAAAATGTATTTGATATAGATTACTTTTTTGAGAATCCCAAACCTTTTTATGATTTTGTGAGAGTTATGTATCCGGTTTTTGAAAAAGCAAAGCCAACACTTGCTCATAAATTCCTTGCAGATCTTGACCATAACCATTCTGTTTGTATTGTAACTCAAAATATTGATCTTTTACACGAGAAAGCGGGATCTAAAAATGTAATCCATTTGCACGGTAGTGTAGAACGCTCTCATTGTCTAAAATGCGGGAAAGAATATTCTTTTGAGCGATTAAAGGAATTGGTTATTAAAAGTGCCGTTCCTTATTGTGAATCATGTGGAGGATTAATCAAGCCGGACATTGTGTTCTTTTCCGAGCCTGTAATTGATTTTGACAAGGCAATTGAATGTGTATCTGCTTCAGATATTTTCTTTGCACTTGGCACGTCATTGGAAGTATATCCTGCAAACAGTCTTGTCCAATTTGCAAGGGGTAATAAAATTCTTATAAACAAGAAAGAAACTGAGATGGATTATCTTTTTGATATTGTAGTTCACGAAGACCTCGACAATTTCTTTAAAGAATTGCAAAGTAAAGGAGGGATTGTATGA
- a CDS encoding tetratricopeptide repeat protein, producing MESYDELMNSLLSLKEELKNAKSSYEKLRIYMNLGLIYLLLSDMGDERENIISALLNFDEAEKIVKTVENKEDLAEIESNKGFVFYKLAHIEDPLYNLETAAKHYLNAVNLLKETNHKSKLVRVYYNLANTYLMGKEIDSIKEALKYFEEALKLKDDAEDSKIIGLIYHGIGVSNFLLGKFEGNPEKKVEHLEKAIDAFKESLNYFESDDVLDIASSRSNLASSLLELALLKEDKVLFEEALEHYRFVLDVYKDKNPEDYATTLFNIGTLYLNESRLKDLDEKTKIELLENALNYFEEALNYFPKDTNIESFIRINYEIAVCLRELFFLTDDRSLIEGVKEHVEEIIDDINETKNPYTYLTSQFFLGEAYFYLGDKDKALAHYEQSLRVSENFDKELAQNIASVVEKIKSL from the coding sequence ATGGAAAGTTACGACGAATTGATGAATTCACTTTTGTCTTTAAAAGAAGAGTTAAAGAATGCGAAGTCTTCTTACGAAAAACTGCGCATCTATATGAATTTGGGACTGATATATTTGCTTCTTTCTGATATGGGAGATGAACGTGAAAACATAATTAGTGCCTTACTTAATTTTGACGAAGCTGAAAAAATTGTAAAAACTGTTGAGAATAAAGAAGATCTTGCAGAGATTGAATCGAACAAAGGATTCGTTTTTTATAAACTTGCTCACATTGAAGACCCTCTGTACAATCTTGAAACTGCAGCAAAGCATTACCTTAATGCTGTTAATCTCTTAAAAGAAACGAATCATAAATCAAAACTTGTAAGGGTTTATTACAACCTTGCAAATACATACCTTATGGGAAAGGAAATTGATTCCATAAAAGAGGCTTTAAAATACTTTGAAGAAGCGCTGAAGTTGAAAGACGATGCAGAAGACAGCAAAATTATAGGACTCATTTATCACGGCATTGGTGTATCGAATTTTCTTTTAGGTAAGTTTGAGGGCAATCCCGAAAAAAAGGTGGAACATCTTGAGAAGGCAATTGATGCCTTTAAGGAAAGTTTGAATTACTTTGAAAGTGACGATGTGCTTGATATTGCATCAAGCCGTTCTAATCTTGCATCGTCTCTTCTTGAACTTGCGCTTTTAAAAGAGGATAAGGTGCTTTTTGAAGAAGCCTTGGAACATTATAGGTTTGTGCTTGATGTATATAAAGATAAAAATCCAGAAGATTATGCAACGACACTTTTTAATATTGGGACCCTTTATCTTAATGAGTCAAGACTCAAAGATCTTGATGAAAAAACAAAGATTGAACTTCTCGAAAACGCATTAAATTATTTTGAAGAGGCACTTAACTATTTCCCAAAAGATACAAATATCGAGAGCTTTATAAGGATAAATTATGAGATTGCAGTATGTCTCCGAGAGCTTTTCTTCCTTACGGACGACAGAAGTCTTATTGAGGGCGTTAAAGAGCATGTAGAGGAAATTATCGATGATATTAACGAAACAAAAAATCCTTACACTTACCTTACCTCTCAATTCTTCCTTGGGGAAGCGTATTTCTATCTTGGAGATAAAGATAAAGCACTTGCGCATTATGAACAGTCGCTTCGCGTTTCAGAAAACTTTGATAAAGAGTTAGCACAAAATATAGCAAGTGTCGTAGAAAAAATCAAAAGTCTATGA
- a CDS encoding AAA family ATPase codes for MYIESIEIYGFKTFVNNTKFILSKGITCIVGPNGSGKSNIVDAIRFLFGENRLSLLRAGESSDLIFAGSTSKEPMNVASVKIVINNEDKILPIKTPRVIIERRIIRGKETKYIVNGNDSSLQSVQEIFKSSNIFGLTHAIVGQGRIEEILIAKPEEKKNIIDRVAGITDLRKRKEEAKKKLEETEENLAKASVALSSVKSEYDRVLREAKKVHIYYALTSELKSFEEKFYGLKLAKLRNELSTLKIGLAEKKKEESDIQKNMLEVKGKYEELSKKLEETQTLFEIQNQKREELTIKKNKLSNNIDSIKNLIEIKEKELTELNLRKERLEKTKSYILFDIEKNKQNIEKLKQEQLNIENEENVLKAQFTMKKNERDALEEEYNKFNRVLEQRESERVQIERKISAFEKELEFLKRKSDELEHKIIPLRDLKPIDLSLIDSELEKVNISIDEKKKIIEDKEKEIAVLEFRIKTLKNILDSATIPSFKDGTLGKLLNINKNLFGLKDYFEGVVVRSVNEIKKGNAKKYFLDLPLANNNEDNHGLEPISEVIGVNSKFLTGIFYTETLDEAIEKFKELQGKTFIRKIVTGDGYVVLSPFEVERSSGINVEEEHQYNAMLLELQTLKALVQDERVALNVLENRRRNLLNEQTNAKDIERKILERERLEDELEKNKSEIERLKNLLTELKNERGEKLKLNASFDFSKLTNIRDQTDKLKDEISKILMRKREIELKIQNIEKENSELQRRIESIERDLIELEEKKENILKEIDENEHTLNSQIALLNETELELKAISSEIEKVKSELNALKGQEGNLRIMLEKLNDEKESVRGAIERIELSIAKIEVNISNLLSELEEKGLKEVLVSEGLLEENLKKEIERLKSEIGSLQPLDFTSIDKEGELKANYEEKKIVFDDIVSAKKELEKYIEDLERTIKTKFESTFDSLNKHFERIFLEIFGDGEAKIEKIIDEFSEVKGVEISVRLPFKKKQPLSVLSGGEKSLVALAFLFAIFEVNPSPFYVLDEVDAALDDENVYKFGKLLENMSKKSQLIVITHNKQTMEKANVLYGITMEEAGVSKVVSLKFA; via the coding sequence ATGTATATAGAAAGCATTGAAATCTATGGTTTCAAAACTTTTGTAAACAATACGAAATTTATCCTCTCCAAAGGGATAACATGTATTGTAGGTCCTAATGGCTCAGGAAAGAGTAATATCGTTGACGCAATTAGATTCCTTTTTGGGGAAAATAGGCTATCACTTTTAAGGGCGGGCGAATCCTCTGACCTCATCTTTGCAGGTTCCACAAGTAAGGAGCCTATGAATGTTGCCTCTGTAAAAATTGTTATTAATAATGAAGATAAAATCCTTCCAATAAAAACACCGAGAGTTATTATTGAAAGGCGTATTATAAGGGGAAAGGAAACAAAATATATCGTTAATGGAAATGACTCAAGCCTTCAAAGCGTGCAAGAAATTTTCAAATCTTCAAATATTTTTGGGCTTACGCATGCAATAGTTGGGCAAGGTCGAATTGAAGAAATTCTCATTGCAAAACCAGAGGAAAAGAAAAACATCATTGATAGAGTTGCAGGCATTACAGATCTGAGAAAACGGAAAGAGGAAGCAAAAAAGAAACTTGAAGAAACTGAAGAAAACTTAGCAAAGGCATCAGTTGCACTTTCCTCTGTAAAAAGTGAATATGATAGAGTCCTAAGAGAAGCAAAAAAGGTCCATATTTATTATGCTCTTACATCTGAATTAAAATCTTTCGAAGAAAAGTTCTATGGTCTTAAACTTGCAAAATTAAGAAACGAACTATCTACTTTAAAAATTGGGTTAGCAGAAAAGAAAAAAGAAGAAAGTGATATTCAAAAGAATATGCTTGAAGTAAAGGGTAAGTACGAAGAGTTAAGCAAAAAACTTGAAGAAACACAAACTCTTTTTGAGATTCAAAATCAAAAAAGAGAAGAACTCACCATAAAAAAGAACAAGTTATCAAACAATATCGATTCAATTAAAAATCTCATTGAAATAAAAGAAAAAGAACTTACAGAACTAAATTTGAGAAAAGAGCGTCTTGAAAAGACAAAGTCGTATATTTTATTTGATATCGAAAAGAATAAGCAAAATATAGAGAAACTTAAACAGGAACAACTTAATATTGAAAATGAGGAAAATGTCTTAAAAGCGCAATTTACTATGAAAAAAAACGAAAGAGATGCACTCGAAGAGGAATACAACAAATTTAACAGAGTCCTTGAGCAAAGGGAATCAGAACGAGTCCAAATAGAAAGAAAAATTAGCGCATTTGAAAAAGAATTAGAGTTCCTCAAAAGAAAATCTGATGAACTTGAGCATAAAATTATTCCATTAAGAGATTTAAAGCCCATCGATTTAAGTTTGATTGATTCAGAACTCGAAAAAGTAAATATTTCTATTGATGAAAAGAAGAAGATAATTGAAGATAAGGAAAAGGAGATTGCAGTCCTTGAGTTTAGGATTAAAACACTGAAAAATATTCTCGATAGCGCAACAATTCCATCATTTAAGGATGGAACACTTGGGAAACTCCTTAACATTAATAAAAATCTCTTTGGTTTGAAGGATTATTTTGAAGGTGTGGTGGTAAGGTCTGTTAATGAAATTAAAAAGGGAAATGCAAAAAAGTATTTCTTGGATTTGCCACTTGCAAACAATAATGAGGACAATCATGGTCTTGAGCCTATTAGTGAAGTGATTGGTGTAAATAGCAAATTCCTTACGGGGATCTTTTATACAGAAACACTTGATGAAGCAATTGAGAAATTTAAAGAACTTCAAGGAAAAACTTTTATAAGGAAAATTGTAACGGGCGATGGATATGTTGTTCTTTCACCTTTTGAGGTTGAAAGAAGTTCTGGTATAAATGTCGAAGAGGAACACCAGTATAATGCAATGCTTTTGGAATTACAGACTCTTAAAGCGCTTGTTCAAGATGAGAGAGTTGCCTTGAATGTTCTTGAAAACAGAAGAAGGAATTTATTAAACGAACAAACAAACGCAAAAGATATCGAAAGAAAAATCCTTGAAAGAGAAAGACTTGAAGATGAACTTGAAAAAAATAAATCGGAAATTGAAAGGCTAAAGAACTTATTAACGGAATTGAAGAATGAGCGTGGAGAAAAATTGAAACTTAATGCATCTTTTGATTTTTCGAAACTTACAAACATAAGAGACCAAACCGATAAATTGAAAGATGAAATATCAAAGATTTTGATGAGAAAAAGAGAAATTGAACTAAAAATTCAAAACATTGAAAAAGAAAACTCTGAACTACAAAGAAGAATCGAAAGCATTGAAAGGGATCTTATAGAATTGGAAGAGAAGAAAGAAAACATTTTAAAGGAAATTGATGAGAATGAACATACTCTTAATAGCCAAATTGCGCTTTTAAACGAAACAGAGTTAGAACTTAAAGCTATTTCAAGTGAAATCGAAAAAGTGAAAAGTGAGTTGAATGCACTGAAAGGTCAAGAAGGAAATTTGAGGATAATGCTTGAAAAGTTAAATGACGAGAAGGAATCAGTCCGTGGAGCAATAGAAAGGATTGAATTAAGTATTGCAAAAATTGAAGTAAACATTTCAAACTTATTGAGTGAATTGGAAGAAAAGGGCTTGAAAGAAGTGCTTGTTTCCGAAGGGCTTTTAGAAGAAAATTTAAAAAAAGAAATTGAAAGGCTTAAAAGTGAAATTGGAAGCCTCCAACCACTTGATTTTACTTCAATTGATAAAGAAGGCGAATTAAAAGCAAATTACGAAGAAAAGAAAATTGTCTTTGATGATATAGTAAGTGCAAAGAAGGAACTCGAAAAATACATAGAAGACCTTGAGCGTACGATAAAGACAAAATTTGAAAGTACTTTTGATTCTTTAAACAAACATTTTGAACGCATTTTCCTTGAAATTTTTGGAGATGGAGAAGCAAAGATAGAGAAAATCATTGATGAGTTTTCAGAAGTAAAAGGAGTTGAAATAAGTGTTAGACTTCCATTTAAGAAGAAACAACCTTTGAGCGTCTTATCTGGTGGAGAAAAATCACTTGTTGCACTTGCATTTCTTTTTGCGATATTTGAAGTAAATCCATCGCCATTCTATGTTCTTGATGAAGTGGATGCTGCCCTTGATGATGAAAATGTGTATAAGTTTGGGAAACTTCTTGAAAATATGTCGAAAAAGTCTCAACTCATAGTTATCACTCATAATAAACAAACGATGGAAAAAGCAAATGTCCTTTACGGTATAACAATGGAAGAAGCAGGTGTTTCAAAGGTAGTTTCCCTTAAATTTGCATAA